In the genome of Scyliorhinus torazame isolate Kashiwa2021f chromosome 27, sScyTor2.1, whole genome shotgun sequence, one region contains:
- the LOC140403301 gene encoding regulator of G-protein signaling 5-like has protein sequence MCRGLAALPSTCIERAKEMKVHLGHFLHKSKVSGECDSVSPAKQEKLPKITKPSTEDALKGGQLFEKLLANKRGVAAFRAFLRSEFSEENIDFWVACEEYKNAKAGSKLPLKAQKIYDEFVKVQAPKEVNLDSLTREIVTRNLSEPNSSCFEMAQERTYWLMEKDSFPRFLKSDVFLELLKYI, from the exons ATGTGCAGGGGATTGGCTGCGTTGCCCAGTACTTGCATCGAGAG GGCCAAAGAGATGAAGGTTCACCTGGGACATTTCCTGCACAAATCAAAAGTTAGCGGCGAGTGTGACAGCGTTTCCCCTGCCAAACAAGAAAAGCTTCCAAAAATAACCAA GCCCAGCACTGAGGATGCACTGAAAGGAGGTCAGCTCTTCGAGAAGCTCCTGGCAAACAAAC GTGGTGTGGCTGCGTTCCGCGCCTTCCTTCGCTCCGAGTTCAGCGAGGAGAACATCGACTTCTGGGTCGCATGTGAAGAGTACAAGAACGCAAAGGCCGGCTCCAAGCTCCCGCTCAAGGCCCAGAAGATCTACGACGAGTTTGTCAAAGTCCAGGCCCCAAAGGAG GTCAACCTTGACTCGCTGACCAGGGAGATCGTGACCCGGAACCTGAGTGAGCCGAACAGTTCCTGCTTCGAGATGGCCCAGGAGAGAACTTACTGGCTGATGGAAAAAGACTCCTTCCCGAGGTTCCTGAAGTCAGACGTTTTCTTGGAATTGCTTAAATATATTTAA